The DNA window ATGATCTGCCTCACCGTAAACACATGCGGAAGGTGATCCACGTTCCGGTAACCGGCCTGAATGAAAATAAAATGTGTATCAGTCTGCCCGAGCTTGAATCAGCCTTGAAAAAAGGTCAGGGTCGCATTAACTATGTATCTATAACGGCTGTGAGTAATGTGACCGGTATTATCAATCCCATTCATAAAATCGCTCGATTGGCTCATCAATATGGCGCTTTGATCATGATCGATGGTGCCCAGAGTGCTGCTCATTTGCCAACTCGGCTATTTCATGCTGAAGATCCTGAAGCCAGTATCGATGCCTTCGTTTTTTCTGGTCACAAAACCTATACACCAGGTTCTCCCGGAGTGGTGATTGCCCGGATGGATCATCTGAGTAAAATTGAGCCGGAAGAAGTAGGCGGCGGGATGGTTGAGCGGGTTTTGGAGAAACGTTATCAGGTTAAAAGTGAGTTCCCGGATCGGGAAGAGGCTGGTACTCCCAATATCCCTGGTGCTATTGCTCTGGCCACAACCATCGAGATCTTGGATCGTATTGGAATGAAGACTCTATTTAAGGAGGAGGATGAAGTTCTGACTGGTGCCCTGACAGTCATGGGGCAGATCCCTGAGATAACAGTATATGGGGGTACCGATACGGAAGCATGTCCTCGGGCTGCCTCAATTTCCTTTAATGTTCAAGGTCTGGATCATGGATTGGTAGCGGCTATCCTAAATGATTATTTTAATATTGCAGTCCGGAATCAGTGTTTTTGTGCTCATCCTTATGTTAAGGAAATGATGTCTGATGATCTGGAGGAAGTCTTTGGGATCATTAATTTTGGTGACATGAGTCCTGAGTTTATGCGTAAAGCAGGGATGGTAAGGGCTAGTTTTGGTTTGTACTCGACTCATCAGGATGTTGAAGCTCTCGTGGCCGCTCTAAAAGATATTATCAAAAATGGTGACCAGTACGCAAAACAGTATGATATCAACAGTGATAATGACTACATTCATAAAACATATCGATTGCAGCATGACGAAATATTTGATGTAAAACGGGCTGTGGATGAATATTTGAGTTAGTGAGCGTTTCCGAACCCTGAGTGATCTGAGTGTAGCGAAGATCGTATCGAAGAAGGGTGGTAAGTTGACTTTACCGGATTCTGAGTGACAGTCTTTTTAATCGAACGATCTATTTTAATAGTAATAATTTGCCATTTGAGGTCTGTTGACTTCCTGAAACAGTAAAGAAATAGGTTCCGGACTCTACCTGCCTGCCCTGGTCATCCTGACCCTTCCAGCGTAACCGGTGTGACCCGGCTTGTGCGTTAAACAGGGTTGTCTGAAATACGACCTGCCCCAGTGTATTGTAAATAGCTAATTCCAGATCTCCTGTATGATCCAATTGTGCCGGAATGATGGTTGACCCATTAAAGGGATTCGGGTAGGCTTTGATCAGCTCAGATCGAGTCGGAATGTTATCGGATTCAGGAATTTCACTTAGATCCAGTACATCTAGCACTTCAGTACTGCCATCGGCCTTAAGAATAACCAGATATTTGTTGGACAGTTCGATCCAGGGAATCAGAGCCAGATCGCCTGTGGGTGGAGGGGTACTCATGATCGCCCGATGATTACTGAGCTCGAGGTACCAGGGTGGCTCCAGTTCATTACTGCCATCAAAATAACAAATATCTGCTGCAGGTGAACTCCGATACCCATATAGATCAACACCATCAGTAAAGAGAAAGTTCTTTATCTCACCAGGTGCTTCATTTTCCAGGATGATCAAGGCTTGTTGGATCCCGATCTCGATATTGCCCCATTCCTCAATATTTTTCATGATCCAGAAAAAGAATAGTTCTGAATCTACAACTGCATCCCAACCATCACCATCCCAGGGACCTTCACCGTAAGTCTGGGGTGGATGATCTTCAAGCCAATCATTGCCGACAAGCACCCTTAACTCATCTTTATCCATGTCACCATTGTGCGCAAAACTGAAATGTTGACCGGTTGAATCAGTAAATATAAAAGGATGAGGATTTTGAATACCTTCAGCGCCCGATGTGGATTGACGCAAGTGTCCCATCAGTATCGATATCATTTCCGGACTAAGCACTGTGAAGGCTTGCTGGTAATACATCTCATCATCGAATGCGCTCATCTCTGAACGAACCGCTTGCACCTGGATCGCGCTTTCAGATGTAGAGAAACTGGTCATGGCCCAACCGTCCCTGTTATTATAGGGCCAGCTGCCCGAACCACCCTGAAGCCGGAGTTCCTCTAGCTCTTCAAGTAGATAGGGATGAAAATTATGCAGTGAATCCAGCCCACCCAGTGATTCGCCTGGCAGGGCTATTACTCCCAACATACGACAGGGGAATACCGGGTTTGCCAGGAGCAGTATGAGGGTTAGAAAAGTTATGCCGACTTGCATGGAAAAAAGATAGCTAAGAATCACGCTGAGAAAAGGGATTGCTGGGTCTTGTTTCTAAGGACGGTCAGGCTGGTACCCCATTTACGTGGTTGTCTCAGGGCATGACAGGAGTATTTTCGCGGCAATGAATGAATTTTACCCAGCTAAATATGAACCTGCAGTCTGGCTTCCCAATCCCCATTTTCAAACGATCTATGCTTCCCTGCTGATGTTTGCTCCGCTGCCAGCGTATCGTCGGGAAATAATTGATTTGCCAGATCATGATGTTATCGCAGCGGATTGGCTGGATGGGGAAGAGGGACAGCCGTTATTTATCCTGGTGCATGGGATGGAGGGCAGTTCTGAGAGTAATTATGCGCGTCTGTTGATGAACGCCTGTCACAAACTGGGTTGGAATGGGGTTGTTTTGCACATGCGCAGTTGTGGGGGATTGCTCAACCGTCGCCGAAATTTCTATCATGCCGGGTTTTATCAGGATATTGAATATTTTATCGATGAGTTGCTTCCTCGAAGGGGCATTTCAGATGAGCAGTATCTTGCTGGCATCTCTCTGGGTGGCAGTCAGGTAGCTCATTACCTGGCAAAAGGACAAGCTCGGAAACACGTGAAGGCAGCCGCCATGATCTCCACACCTCTGGATCTGAAAGCCTCTGCTGACTACATGCAGACCGGATTTAATCGCTTGTATGTTCTCAAATTCAGAAATAGTCTTTTAAAAAAGGTTCAGGCTAAGGCGGATATCATTGGGAGCCAGGATCTGGCTGGCGATCTGGCCGCAGCCCGCAGCTTCTGGGATCTTGACAATGCAGCCACTGCGCCATTGCATGGGTTCAGGGATGCAGCCCATTATTATCAGGAGATGAGTGCCATAAAATGTTTGCATGACATTGCAATTCCCTCACTTTATCTGGCTTCCCGGGATGATCCATTTATTCCAGAAGAGTCCATGCCGAATGGAGCCGCGCAGTCAGATATGGTTCAATCAGTTCTAACAGATCAAGGAGGACATGTAGGGTTTGTGGATAGATCAGGAAAATCCTGGATGGTTTCTACTGTTTTTGAGTACTTTTTAAGATTTAAGATAGAAAATGGAAAATGGAAAATGGAAAATAGAAAATAGANNNNNNNNNNNNNNNNNNNNNNNNNNNNNNNNNNNNNNNNNNNNNNNNNNNNNNNNNNNNNNNNNNNNNNNNNNNNNNNNNNNNNNNNNNNNNNNNNNNNAATAGAGAATAGAAAAACTTGCCTGGCGTAGCCGATAGGTGAAGATTGGTAGAAAATGAAGGTTAAGGATAGAAAAGAGGGAATGATGAAAAAGATCTTGATGTTAACTGTGATGATCGCAGTCGCACTCAGTTTGAGCTTTTGTGAGAAGGAAGCTGAGATATCGACTGAAAGATATAAAATGCTGGTTGATACAATGGCCACGGAAATGGATTACGAACCCTGGATGGAGTTTGCTCTGGAAATGAGTATGAACTATCCTGAAGAGTATGCTGCCGGAATGATCATGGTGCAGGCCGCCGAGCGTTCACTCATGGAACAGGATGAAAAACGATTTGATATTCTTTTTGAATATTTGAAGCAATATCCTGAAAACGGTGCTTTGGAATTAACTGATCAGATCGCTTTTGGAAACAGGCTGGCCTGGATCATGGCAGATCAAATGCTGCTTTTTAAGAAAGCTCCCGGTGTGATGGAATTTACCATCAATAAGTTTAAGAAGCATGAAGTGGGTTTGCAGTGGAGAAATGAGCTGGGAGCCATGATCTATGATACCCAGGCCAGTGTTTTTGAGGGGATGGATGAGCTGGATAAAGCCCTGGAAGCATACAATACAGCGTTGGAATATTTTGAACAACCCGAAACCTTACTCCGGCGGGGACTGATACTTGAGTCCAGAGGTGATCTTCAGGGAGCCCTGGAGGATTTCATCACTGCCCTGAGACATTCTCCCAACCAGGTGATGATCATTAATAAGGTCAAGGAAGTATATGCAACGCTCAATCCAGGGCAGGATGTTACGGCATTTTTTAATGATCTCCAGGAGAGCCTACTGGAAAGTCGCAAGGAAGAGGTGCTTGGAGAAGCCTTCTTCAATGATGCTCCGGAATTTGATTTCACTGATTTTTCAGGTGGTTCATACACCAATTCCAGCATGCTGGGTAAGGTATTATTTGTAGACTTCTGGGCGACCTGGTGTAGCCCTTGTCGCCGGGAGCTA is part of the Candidatus Neomarinimicrobiota bacterium genome and encodes:
- a CDS encoding alpha/beta fold hydrolase, whose protein sequence is MNEFYPAKYEPAVWLPNPHFQTIYASLLMFAPLPAYRREIIDLPDHDVIAADWLDGEEGQPLFILVHGMEGSSESNYARLLMNACHKLGWNGVVLHMRSCGGLLNRRRNFYHAGFYQDIEYFIDELLPRRGISDEQYLAGISLGGSQVAHYLAKGQARKHVKAAAMISTPLDLKASADYMQTGFNRLYVLKFRNSLLKKVQAKADIIGSQDLAGDLAAARSFWDLDNAATAPLHGFRDAAHYYQEMSAIKCLHDIAIPSLYLASRDDPFIPEESMPNGAAQSDMVQSVLTDQGGHVGFVDRSGKSWMVSTVFEYFLRFKIENGKWKMENRK
- a CDS encoding redoxin domain-containing protein gives rise to the protein MMKKILMLTVMIAVALSLSFCEKEAEISTERYKMLVDTMATEMDYEPWMEFALEMSMNYPEEYAAGMIMVQAAERSLMEQDEKRFDILFEYLKQYPENGALELTDQIAFGNRLAWIMADQMLLFKKAPGVMEFTINKFKKHEVGLQWRNELGAMIYDTQASVFEGMDELDKALEAYNTALEYFEQPETLLRRGLILESRGDLQGALEDFITALRHSPNQVMIINKVKEVYATLNPGQDVTAFFNDLQESLLESRKEEVLGEAFFNDAPEFDFTDFSGGSYTNSSMLGKVLFVDFWATWCSPCRRELPEFQAFYDLHKDNSRVAFIAASTDRELDKVKPFIQELGFTFPVAYAGESATKFGVEGIPSLFIIGPSGKIRYKIVGFDPDKDFVREMSWRLESLLDS
- a CDS encoding FlgD immunoglobulin-like domain containing protein, with the translated sequence MQVGITFLTLILLLANPVFPCRMLGVIALPGESLGGLDSLHNFHPYLLEELEELRLQGGSGSWPYNNRDGWAMTSFSTSESAIQVQAVRSEMSAFDDEMYYQQAFTVLSPEMISILMGHLRQSTSGAEGIQNPHPFIFTDSTGQHFSFAHNGDMDKDELRVLVGNDWLEDHPPQTYGEGPWDGDGWDAVVDSELFFFWIMKNIEEWGNIEIGIQQALIILENEAPGEIKNFLFTDGVDLYGYRSSPAADICYFDGSNELEPPWYLELSNHRAIMSTPPPTGDLALIPWIELSNKYLVILKADGSTEVLDVLDLSEIPESDNIPTRSELIKAYPNPFNGSTIIPAQLDHTGDLELAIYNTLGQVVFQTTLFNAQAGSHRLRWKGQDDQGRQVESGTYFFTVSGSQQTSNGKLLLLK
- a CDS encoding aminotransferase class V-fold PLP-dependent enzyme, encoding MRSSGDPVIGKALLQKIRSDFIGIDTPYKNVTGKTTPRIYLDSTASSLMLRPAARITDDFLTHYSNTHSKLHHSAHISTAAYDWAHERILSFLGADPDIYTCFFTGAGTTSGINRLARVFRDLQPDKDTAIISIMEHHSNDLPHRKHMRKVIHVPVTGLNENKMCISLPELESALKKGQGRINYVSITAVSNVTGIINPIHKIARLAHQYGALIMIDGAQSAAHLPTRLFHAEDPEASIDAFVFSGHKTYTPGSPGVVIARMDHLSKIEPEEVGGGMVERVLEKRYQVKSEFPDREEAGTPNIPGAIALATTIEILDRIGMKTLFKEEDEVLTGALTVMGQIPEITVYGGTDTEACPRAASISFNVQGLDHGLVAAILNDYFNIAVRNQCFCAHPYVKEMMSDDLEEVFGIINFGDMSPEFMRKAGMVRASFGLYSTHQDVEALVAALKDIIKNGDQYAKQYDINSDNDYIHKTYRLQHDEIFDVKRAVDEYLS